CCACTCGACTGATTTTGAAGTAATTAGCTGAAATATTCATTAGCTGCCAAATTTCCTCTAGCCATGTCCATTTTTGAAAAACTGTAAGTTTCATTTGTGAAAAAAGTATGCTAGTCCTGGGTCCGTGCCAGTTTTCTCTATTATAATGCTGTATTGAAAATTCTCTACTAAACCACTCGAACGATTTTGAAGTTTATAACTGAATTATCAATTGCCTGACCCTCAACTATACTAAAAAAAAGACTTGCAGacttaaaaacagaaaaatcttcaattacACTGTCCGATCATGACTTATTTCACAAAACTGCCCCCTCGGCGACTCTGTACAGAGTCTGTTTCAACTGTCCTGGTATATCACGTGAAGGCATGTCCACTTGACGGCAAAGTCACGTTTTGTTATATTGTTCATGAACAGTTAGGTGTATATATACAGTGGAAAAAAATAATCTCGTCAGAAACTGATAATTTCTCATATTGTCCTTTCGTATCAGTCCACACAATTATTCAAGACATCTGTGTAAAACAGGTGAGCGATCTaaggtcatcatggccctcttgtttgtttttgttttaaggtttatttataatgaaacatgtagtatttttatattttgcatcaaAGAATATAACGAACAATGTTTGATTGCTTTGGCAAATATAACGTTATTGAAATAGTACataggatacaattttttttcacgAAATGCATATGCcagtcataaaatatatatacagtgtctttgtcaaaattaaaaattttacaatCATCGTTTTAGGTTTCTTTTCCTTTCCCCGCTTAATTTTTTCCAGTTCTTTTTCTTGGACTTATGAACATAATTATCCTTAATAAAAACTTGTTTCCAGCTTGAATGGAATTGTTATTCAGTTATTTTACACTTGACACGTACttgatgaaatatatttcaatttaaacaatgtttggaaGATTGCGCACTAACGGGCTTTTATGCAGTATACATTTCTCAATTGTTGGCACTTCTTATCTCCTTCTTTATTGTTGAGACCGACTTTGTTCAAGTGtttctaaatcaaatactttttttgatAAGACCATTTTATTCTACACTTACCAATAGCATAACATTATcctaaacaaaatatatacttacGGATTGGTAGTGTTTATTCTAGGCTTAATCCTTGAAAATACTGGTTTTTAACCcgattctttcatttttttcagtgtATCAGTTTTCAACTTATTTGAAGGACGAATGAATGGATATATTCATTGTTTCTTTACTTGTTTAGagagtatttaccctaaatattaAGGTATCAACATTTAAATCAGACCATGCCTCTGATCCTCCACTTAGTTTCTGCACGTCAGCTGATCTGTCCCTTGATCAATCACTATGTATACGTTGTTAGTTTATGAGTGCCAATTTTTAGATGACAGCACACGAGTGAACTAAGAGGAAAATATGTTCACTTAAAGGAAATGTTTTGAATTAATCTGTGTGaggatttaaatatttgttttatatctaatTGTCGGAAAATCTATTTTAGTAAACACAAAGGTTATAAAACGCCTGTGGCAATTTTTCAAACAGGAAATAAAGTTAGGTAATGCTAAATGCTAATTGTTGAAATAGCTTGAGTTCAACCAATGTGCTTCTTCACTGAAGGACCACTCACAATGTGAATATTTTACAGAGTGTTGCTTAGATTCCAACATTTGTTTGCTGAAAAGGTGaaatttattccacaaaataCTTCTAAAACTTTAAACTgctttacatttcattttttaagatAAGACTTGAATTCATTTTTCCGACCTGAATGTGTAAGAAAATGGATAACAAAAAGAATACTAGTAcattaattaattcatttcttgCCAAAGTTTTCTGTTCTATCGTTTTGCTTAATCATCTTgttactttcagaaaaaaatagaatttaGATGTCAGAAAGTTGGTGCTCAGTTgtttataaagaaagaaaatgattcTTAATATCACAGGGATCTGTGTTTAGAGTCATAGTGCTAAGTTTAATATGCATGATATGTCCATCCATTAACAGGTTAGATAACCTTGGGGTCATTTTTTAACATAATGGCATTGATTCAATAAAGAAAAGAAATCGAAATAATTATTAATCACCTTTATATGAAATCTTTTGTTGTgtttggttgcgttttatgctttaATTAAGCTacgatattattttcattttttcccatgAAAATGTGTCTGCTGTTGCTGAGTAGCGACTCTTTTTGAAGCAATACCATAATTTATTGCTATTCGTTTATGGTTTACCATCCTGTAACTTTGGAACTTGATAGATTTAAGTATGGTATGCTATAAAgtggtttaaactccccagtggtgtgtTTGTCACCGACCGCCCTACTGCGTTCCTTTATTTTTATTCGTCCTCGTGTAtgtctatatattttttacatgctCTATGTATTTTCTTGTTTACTCTCAGGATGTACACACACATACATTAACTACTATATGGTTTCATTGTGAGGGTGCTACGTTCGCTGGACGTGGTTGTTCCTATGGGGCCGtctatttatgaaaaataatcttaagattcaattttgcaaaaaaaaaaccccatccCTAAACTGTCTCTACTAATTCTTATATAAGTATTGTTTCTTTAACGTATAAAACGTGGTAATTCTTTTTATCTAAATGTAGATATTTAAAAAGCATATCAATGAAAATCACTCATGTCAGAATAAGATGTTTATCATACAATTTATGCATTTGTCTTTGCCACAAATATATCTAGACACATTTGTAATGATTTCCGGTTATTTCGCCTTAGTGTCTGATGTTATATCTATCTTTCGTTAGTTACTATTATCCGTCATCtgtattatttgtaaaacatgtaagTGGCCTGTAATTCTTGTAagtgattttaaaaaatgaaaaagggctTGTTTGGACCCTATCCTTAAcctgaaaaatataatttcttgcatattttcttcttaaagCTCATGCTTAGGTGAAGAGCGCGatataatctgtaaatatttaagggtgttatttttaaaattgatctATATTTTGTACCTGAGAGTGAGTTATGTTagataacaacaataaaaatgtgtttgatgtgcactttttaaatattttcaaaagatgcTGGTGATCAAAGTTTGATATTTAATAGACAAGACTGCCGGAACTCTTAAAGTTTTATCACTTTAAAAAATCGGCATACTCAAAGCAGTTGGAGATGCCGCTAGGGTGTTACCATAATTATAGCAGATTATCCTTGTTGAACAGGTGTATGTTACAGCCGATACGAGATCGTTTGCCATTACAAAGATGATAACGCTTTATTCAAGATAAATATTGTCATTATTCCAAGGTAATTTAACAAAAGCAGCTTAAATTGCCAATTCCAGTTTTAACTTTTCAGATAACAAACACCACTTACCAGCGATCTTATAGATAAATATTTGCATACGAAGCATAGGTTGAACTAATTCATGATAAGTCAGCACAACGCTGTTTAATTTTGGTACTAGTTAACACCTGCTTCAACCCACTCGGGATTTAAGGAAGGATCATTGTATATGATCCACATATATATCATCCCTATAGTGTGCATTGTAGATCAAGAAACGTGTAGATAGaactaaaacatatatataagcaTTTGATCTGGCACTAAACAATGCACCATACGGTCCAACTCACCACAGAACACAGTATCGCGTCAAGACAAATCGTCGCGTATCTCTTACAAGGGGTATGACAACAACACCCGACATCACTATACAACAGTTGAATCACATAACATCATAGAATAATCTTATTgcattatgaaatacagaaataaGTTAATACTTATAATAGAAAGTATTTCATGAACTGTATATAAAGAAACGAATATGACTTACCAAAATGACCCCTCATTTCACATAGTACCACACGTTCTGGTATTGTTGAAATATGTGCATACCGCAGGGAATTGCAATGTTGCACATTTTCAAAAAAGGGCAGgcgaaatttcatttatttatatttcatatgatATAAAACATGAATGTTATTTTTCCTACTGTATAACAGACAAATGAACGCAGCtgatatattattaaaaagaCATTATAAGCTATAATAAAGAAaactacattttaattatatttccgTCTCTTAAACTAACATGATTACGGCATTGTTCAGAAAGGAGCTCAGTTACTAATAATACTGTCTTTCGacccatttttttacattttatgttaataataCCTCCTTTgatccatttttacattttatggctTTCCTTTTGTATATTACAGGAAATGTAGCAAGGCAGGTTGTTGCGTATCAAATTTTGCAGATGGAGAATGGTATAATACCATTACGACATGGAAGTTTACCTGGCGCTCTGCGACTGCCAAAGAGATATGAAAAGTTCACCAAGGAAAAAATGTCACCTGCTTCAAAACGGAAGTCGTCCACTGCGTTTGTACACGAAGAAACTGAGGATGACCAACTACGGGATATGATGCAAGCCATCATGTGGGTTAAACAAGAACTTGTAAGTAATCTCGCAATATCAGATTTGCAATGTTATAGTAGAAGATTATAATTTCCTTCATTTAAAACCTCCAGATTTATGTCACGTTGTATCGAATTGGGAGAATGTGTCATTTTTGAACAATTTAAAATACTAAGTGAAAAAAAGATATTCTGTAATTTCTACGCAGTATATACTGGTGAAGAAAAGGTggtgtaaaaatatgtaaaatgtctaGGAAATGTATCGATGCGGTTACAGCAGTAGAATGTTATGTAAAATTTAGAATTGTGTCGTAATCATATCAGCATAAATGGTATTGAAGagttatttttgatattttgaagaaaatgctATCATATCCAAAAACATGATGTTGTGATGTTAAGGTTCTTTTAGACTTGTAGTCAGAGTATCAGAAAGACATACCAAATAAATGGTGAACAATCTACGAAGAACATGGTTTATGTGGCTGAATATGCTTTTTCGAACAGTTACATCGTACGTACTATTTGCTCAAAGACGGAAGTTTCTCTTTTCAGATACTACTTAGGCAGCATGACATTTTACTCAAGAGACAATTCTGTGATATCCAACACACCATAAATACCATGAACAAATCCAGAAAGTACAGGAAAAGTCCCGCGACAGATTCAAACACAAGTCTCCAGTCCAATGAAGGGAGCGACTTCGGGTTGGATAATTATTCTGTACGGTCAGCGTCAAGTGTAACAGCATTAGACGGTACAGACACCGAAGAAGACGATGAAATATACCGTCCTCGAACATCTTCTATGAAAACCACGCGTGATTTGACAGCTCTCGCGAGACGGAGAGGAAGCAAGGAATTAATATAAACGTTTTAAATCTTGTTCCAGATAGACAGGATCTGTATAAGTTTTACATGTGCATATTTCTTTTGCATAAAACACCTAAACAAGGACGAATTTCGGAAGGAACTaataaaatactttattatatacctatataaattctgtaaaaaatcggcttgtatttcacaattaaatatgaacaggcagaaaaaaaatccgtattgtaccttttaaattccacattgtaccttccgtattttATGCtgtcggactactttcattaatatgcatgacctgacacagttctataaatagcactcataaaaacttcacttagttcaattttaatatcgataaacatcggagctttcgttcaataacaaaacaacaaaacaaaaaggtatagatatataataaaaaagtcattataacagtagctagatctgggattttgtattcggctttcgtggattttgtaaggtcggatcacactcggcccttgcgcgcctcgtgaaattcgatctggcaaaaatccactcaagccgaatacagcatcccagatcgagctactgttgtaataaccctattatattcaGATTATGaagtatttacatttaaatagtgAACGTGTGCATATGAAACATAGTCAGGGACGAACCGAGTGTCCATTGTCCCGtaaaatttagtaaatttttatCATGCATTATTGATGTATTAAATTAGATTCGTCCTTATTACGACTTTCCCTTATTACACCGACAGATACTTTGCTGCTTAAGTTAAAACTGTTTTTTATGCTGAGCATTCATAATTGTATGGCGCCATGGCCCGTTGGGAGTTTAATGTGTTATTGGAATACaactgaaagaaaaagaaaaatgaaactcACATAAGTGATAAATGAACAGTAGCTTTGTGTAAAAGTCATCATGCGAAAACAAAATGAGAATAAACACATTTGTTCACGTGTTCTTAGGAATACAGGGGCTGTATTAGGTAATACACGGAATGGTTCGAATCCGAGTAAAGTACAGATTTGATGTTGCGGTTGGATTTGCAAGCCTGACTTTGTGGATTTCCAGTCCATTATACTCTACCAATTTCAGAAACTTTGTCATAAATACTTAAAATGGATGTGTAGCTTCTAGTGTTTATTTTAGGCTAAATTgttgaattaatttcaaaattgactTTAACGGAAGTCTCATTTTTTCAGCTTTGGTTGGAGAACAAATGAACGGATATATTATCTTTGATTTTGTACTTATTAGATAGTAGTAACCCTATTTTAAGCCGCAGTAATATTTAGGTGTCAACGTTATATCACTAATCAGAAAATGTCTCCAACTCCTCCCCACCACTAAGTGCATCGTCAttccaatctgactgaagtacttgatcttctaaacgaagatctgagaacgacccattcacatacgtcttctgtatattttggatttccagtatgctatatttattttacaataacgACTTGTttagaatgtcaaagagtaagaaatgTCAGTTATTCCGGCTCGAACTCGGAACCCCTCGATTATTAAGTAAGtggctaccgactgagctaacggCTAGCTGACATattccgacataagaattgtaaatatcaaagtcaaggctacaggtgaTTTGCTAaatttgtaagttaagctctgattggctagcgaaagggtcgtcagaacgaggctatgaataggtcgttctcagattctatgcgtagcgtaatagagatgtactttagtcagattgatcgTTTTCTGCTGCATCTGAATGGCCGTCTGCCAGTCAGTACTCGTCTGTAAAAATCTATCGTTATTTAATTTAATAGTTGCCGTTTCAAATGATTCCATGATTTCAGTGTTACCTGTCTTAGTCTAAATTTTCGTTCAACAACAGTGTAAATCATCCGGGCTAGGTGGGTGAAACACGAACTTAGCTGAAATGttcggaatcctgttcgtgccacttaaattgtcgcctctccaatacgcgacaacgcgataattatcgcgttgtcgttCTGTCCAAAACATATGTACATGAATTTAACATCCCGCGAGGTTAAGAGTGCGATGATTATGTCTTAATTGTCGCATGTCTTTCTAATTCTCGGTCGTGAAATTGATTCCAATAGACATAGTTGcaagaattagtaaaacctcgcattgcgCCGGTGTAGGATAATTTCTTATTACATCAC
The sequence above is a segment of the Mercenaria mercenaria strain notata chromosome 3, MADL_Memer_1, whole genome shotgun sequence genome. Coding sequences within it:
- the LOC123523673 gene encoding uncharacterized protein LOC123523673, yielding MENGIIPLRHGSLPGALRLPKRYEKFTKEKMSPASKRKSSTAFVHEETEDDQLRDMMQAIMWVKQELILLRQHDILLKRQFCDIQHTINTMNKSRKYRKSPATDSNTSLQSNEGSDFGLDNYSVRSASSVTALDGTDTEEDDEIYRPRTSSMKTTRDLTALARRRGSKELI